acaataattaaatacattgaAATGTTTTAGCAAGGAAGACCTTTCGGATGATACTCTCATGCAGAGTCCTCATCAAATTCACAGATTGTGTCAAATTAACCTGCATCCTGGGCCACAGCTTGCATGAAATGAAAAGATGCTGACTGTAGTCAGAAATATAGGCcaacataaatagataaatatcaTGTGCATTTTTCTACAAAACAGTATGCTACCATCACTAAATAGACCAGCTTGTTCTAAGGTTTTATTACACCCTTTGTGTTGCTTCGCTATGTATCAACAGTTTATGGTAGAAATATGTATCGACTGATAATAAACTTGTAACATAGTATTACTAAACCCAGCTCAACcaagcaaacaaacagacaatcagCCTATGAacagaaatacacattttaaccTTCAACAGAATAATTTCAAGTTTATTTCATTTAGTTTCACATGGATCCCATATAATAAGAATACAGCAGAATTCTGGAGTCTtggatattttttttctctgacTTATCATCATAAATACTAATATGAATACAtcatacacaataaacacagcACTATCCAAAGGCGTAGAGAGAGTATCACAAGACATCATTCACCACTAACAACAGAGTATATTTCATTTCAGCATATTTATAAGAACtacagtgaaagagagagaaagacagagataaagagaaCACAGAGGTGGGGGGACTAGAGGAAGTGAGAAAGCCAGGTGCTTCTACACGCCTGAATCAAAGAACCCGGATTGAAACCCCAAAAAAGTGAAACCAAGGCTGTGCATGGATCAATATAGACTGGAGAGGACAAGTCATCCTGTTGAGGACTGTGGAAGCAAAACTACCAATCAAGACACGTCTCTCACCATTTGGCAATCTTGTATATCCAAACAGAGGATTGGCAGTATGGCAGGTATTTTTACATCTGGAAGGAAGTAATTATTGCAGCACCTACTTTGtgctttgagtagaatattagCAGAGATGCTGTATGTGCTGAGCAGTAACGACGATGATAGTTCAAAACACAACACGGTGTTACTGTGTAGCCTGATTTTCCTCCAGCTTTAAGCCTCTCAAACATGTTTAGGGATGCTTCAGGATATAAGGATGCATGCAGTATATTCACCTTCCGAAAGAGAAGAGATAAAGAACCATTTAGGATGCAGGGGAAGTACATATGGAGCCATGTTGTTCAGACCGCCTCGTTATAATATGTGTTGTACTACGCAAGGTCTTTAATATACTTTATTCTCATTTGCTAATTTAATGTTAAGGTGAGTATGCACTGATTACAGTGTGATAGAAACACCAGATAAAAAACTATATGACTCTGTCTTACAACTTTCCGGACCACATAACAGGCGATCAAAACAGGACGAGGGTTCACAGACAAAATTAGTCTGATGCCAATACATAaatccaaacaaataaacaaacacacacgccgcTAAATCCGTTGTTCACCGGCCCCCGATTCACAATTTTCATACTGATAGCACACTATAGCAGTTTCTGAAACAGCACAGCAAATATAAGATGCTACCATGCTCAATAATTTTCATGACTATATGCAATTTTAGATCTTATATGTCaggattttaaatgttttgtgtttcaCAAGAGTTCATCCGTGAGCATATTtgatggaaaaatatatataaaaacataaataaagttgAAATAACCTACGTAAAACCCACTACTATCATCTATTCACTGTTATAATAAATTACTCTTAGTCTCACTGTTTATATTGATTATTTTCTTTCGACATTTGCCATCATATTTTGATTAGCCTTTAGCCCCTTTCTTAAATCTTGTCAGCGATCAAATGAGAGAAAAAGTACATAAAAAGATGTTCATAGATTCTgagatgaataaatgaaaaactTATGGTGTGAATAATTGAAGGAAATTGAAGGGCATAGGCTAAACTATGTGAGCTCCTAAACAGAACCAAAgtaaatgcaattaaataacatTGTGCTCAACATTTGTTGTATAACAACTTTTATGGAGTGCACAATTATTCAACTGTGTACAtttaatcataaatatatatatatatcagcatTTTGATATTTACACAGCACAGACAAATACATTCTCCCAAGTTAAATATTACTacaacttttttccccccccataaATGTAAGTCTTTTCCATTACCAGATTTCTCTTAAATGTTTGCCAACGAATGTTTTGGTATTTGTATTCAAGTTTTTGCTCGTACAACCAAACAGACAATCCTTTGTTGTCTTCTACAGTTAAATACATCACGAGAATAAACATCATGTTACAGCAAAGACCCATTTCCCCCGGTAGTGTCCCCCTCCCCAGGCCCCACAAGTGTCTGCCCTCcatgcctccctccctccctccgcctgtcaactcacagatacacaaacagacacacagaggagtGCGTAAATGCAGGTGGTGGTCGAGAGCCACACTCCAACATCACAAGCTCAACCTgggtggaggggaaaaaagagagagaagagagagagacaaagggaaggaacatatttatgtatatataagtgtatatgcAATATGCTGTTAGATTATTTGCGTCAATGTTATATTGTGCTGTATAGTACATACTATTGTCTCCATATACTCTATAATattcttattttatatatttaaaatacaaatatttttatatatatatttcacttctcatttatatattttactttctcCTTGGACTCAAATCTTATTTATTTCTCTGGAACATTGAATAGTCATGTCTTATTAAACATTTTTGGGTCAGAATCATGTCTCGTCCAATTTTGGAGCATTGATTTTCAGTGAGCACCTCACACTTCTAAGCAGTGATAAGAGCGCAGAGACAAATACAGATGAATCCCAAAGATTAAATAACCATAATGttctaataatataataatcatgtAGGATTCTACCCATCTGTAAAAAGCCTATTGAGAAGATAGGTTGTTGAAATACAACGGAAAAAAACGGATCAGAGCtcataaaaaaagacaagatctagctaacagctaacggctCTGGCTGGGTTTTTAAGGACTGAGTGCAGTTTTGGTTGATCAGGAGCACTTCACCAAAAAACATATAGATGGATCTTAAGAGTTACTGTAACAGCTAGAGTCAGTATCTCTTTAAATGTATACAGGCCATGCAGGTAGAGTTTTAAAGAAGACTACGTACAATCTGAACCTATATTTCAAGTCAACTGAACAAACCACCGATGCTGTTTTCTTCTGGAATGTTTCTTGTAATATGCGGTTTTAGACATGAAAATGTGCATTTGAGATTGTAGGTTTACTGATACATCCATAGTATCAGTAAGAAGGTTTCAGGTTGTTTACTTTGCTTGAAGCCACTGTCAATCCCAAAAAAAAGTTAGATTTTAGGAGCATCTGAATGAAACTCAAGGGAGTGAAGAGGATACATCGGACCGGTATTGCATCAAGGCCAAGGCCGAGCCCCATTTTTGGGTAAAGAATTGCTGTTGTTTAGTGGGATAACTAATGCTTCCACagcaatattttaaataatgctAGTGACAGTGATGGATAGCTAATGTTGCTGCAGTAGCCGACAGTCATACATTGTAGCAGCTTCTGCCTGTCATCTCCAACTAAATCTAAGCCGAGCCTATAAACTATGTCCGGCCCCTGAGTTGGGTTACTGATCCACTTGGATGAGAGAAGACTGATGACGATCAACTTCAATCTATTAAGGCATGGCAAAAATAATTATTAGACATATAAATGCTCACAAATGCATCAACATTAAAATCATAAAACACTTCAAATTGCATTGACATCTATAAgatcttcaatgttcttctaTCCCACAAAAAGGGGCGCGGCCTTGACATTTTACAGAGTAGACGTTTGTGACGGTCTGATGAATTGGCGAAAGATAGCCAAATTAGATGAAAATTAATGTCGGTGTGTCATCTGCATAGAAGTAAAACTTTGTCCATGACCTTTTCATCATGTGCAATAGAAATAGCAACCAAAATAAATGATTCACATTCAGCCAATATCACTGTAAGCCTTATAAAAACACTATAACGTATGAAACCCTTGTGCTTGAAATAAATATTAGCTGAAATCATTACCTCAAAGACATCCAGTACAGTGACCTATTTAATCCTAACCAGTCCCATATGTTCTACATACGTGTACACTCACCATCCTGCAGCTGTGGTTTGGTTGGACAGGCTCACATTTGATTAGAGAAGGAggtgggctgctgctgctgctgctgctgctgctgttcatAGCCCTGGCTGTATCCTCCTTCCTCACTGTAGCCTCCCTGCTGCTGCCCGTATTCGGGCTGGTACCCTCCCTGGGAGCCGGCGTAGGGGTCCTGCTGAGCGTAGCCTCCCTGGGCAAAGGAATCGGGGGCGGGCTGCTTCTCCTGTGATGGGACGTATGTTCCAGAGATGGCAGACATCCAGCCGGTCTCCTTGAACACAAACCACAGGTTTCCAATCCACAGGATCAGGTTGATGAAACCGAAAGCCTGTGGAGCAAGAGAAGTGTTTGGAGTCGAGATATTTACTGTTACTGTTCTGATATCGACTCCTCGTATAGTCTGGTTCAGTGTGACGCAGCGGGGGTCCTACCACAGAGGTGTTGAGGCCGGAGACCTTGGGGTCGTGGACTTCACGGCAGCGGTTCTCTGGTTCGTCACAGGCTGAGATGAGAGTGATGACCTTCTCGGGATCGGTGGCTGTTTTCACATCTGACAGGCCTTTAGCCCAAGCACATGACGACACCAGCCACATGAAGGCAAATACCGCGGACACAACAAAGTCCTGCAAGACAACACAATCACGTTAAATACCAACAGAGTCTTTATTGTAACACCAGCTGTTGGACTTGTATCATATGTATACGGGCATCAACCAACTCACAATCCGGGCCCCCTTGCAGTTTTCACGGTACTTCTCCAGGATGAAACAGTACACGGAGAGGGCTGCCATTGAGTAGAGGAAGGAAAAGACAGCGATGGTGACGAAGAACTCAGCTGAGGAGGAGTAGTCCCCGACCAGGAACAGACGCTCTGCGCTGTCTCCCTTACAGGTGGTGGCGTCAAAGTAAACCTGGTGGAGcctgagagcagagacacagagacaaagagaaactGAAAAAAGAGCGAAGAGAGAAAAATAGAGTTAAATAGTGATGCAGTTATCATGtgtgatgatgttgttgtttttacaattgacacttttctttgttattttttcccttttgagCCAAATCAGGCAAGCTATTCCCCCTATATCCAGTATTTCTGCTAAGCTAGTAAACTACCTTCATAAATAGCAGACATGAGCGTGGTATCGATCTTCTCAAAAGAGTAAATGTGAAATGTACTTCACAAAATCCTACTATAATGAGatgaatgataataataattatgaatAACTATTCCTTTAACTAAAGGTAGTTGTACTGACCTTATGCACTAAACTATGCTCTTGTATAAATAGAAGTACAGGCATATATTTTGTAATTCCTTGCAATGGTATTCAatcataaaatgtatttaatttatatatatatatatatatatatatatatataaatataatacattttctTATGGTTACTAGTAGATAATTCATAACAAATGCCACTTAATACAAGGTGCATGAAAGTTCTAAAACATAGTTTGGCATTGGGATAAATAAAATCCTAAAGATCTCATTTCAAAATGAAATCTCGCTATTTTACACTAATTGGCATCACCATCAACAAGATGAATTTGCTCCCGAGAAATCTATGCTTATACTTCTGCTTTATATGTATTAAAAGTGTGTTGAATTTGTACCTATTCCCACCGCGGTGGTGACAGTGACCTGTGAGGTCAGACCTACCTGAACGGATATTCAAATTCGACTTCTATGCTGAGGTCACTCTCCGTCCGGTTTTTACACTCCACGCTCATCTTGAACATGCCGGAGTAACTGCCACATGTCGAGAAGGCGAAGATGGCAAAGATCTgcgggagaagagagggaggaagggtcgCGGTGAACATTCGACATCTCACAGACAAACTGCGAACgcacattcatttattattacattgtaCTGTGACTGGATTATCACACCCGTTGTCTCCCAGAACTCAGGTTTAACGGCTCCATTTGCAGTTCGCCACCTGCAACGTCTCGAGCGCGCCGACGCTCCACCGATCGCACCGAGTTGATACAACATGCACGGTGCAAATCAATGCGGCGTTATCGCCAGGCCACACAGCAACGCCGGCTGCGCCTGTTGCCATGGTTACCATGACAATTGGTTTCATCCGGAGACGTTTCCTCGTAGCACTTTGTGGCACAACAGTGATTCTGCATTTGGTCAAGGTCTGTTACTTCCGGTGCACACGGCTCAGTCTTGTTCTTCAGCTCCCACCAATGTCAACGGcacgcacacgcaaacacacacacacacacacacacacacacacacgatgcagcAGATTAGACGAGTCGGACTATTTTTTACCACACCCTCCCTACGATGCGGGCCAGATCCGATTGGGTGGAAAATCCAGCTATTAATGAGGTGCTCGACCATCTGTCACCGAGTACTCTGA
The genomic region above belongs to Pseudoliparis swirei isolate HS2019 ecotype Mariana Trench chromosome 9, NWPU_hadal_v1, whole genome shotgun sequence and contains:
- the sypb gene encoding synaptophysin b, with product MDVVNQLVAQGQFTVLKQPLGFIKILQWIFAIFAFSTCGSYSGMFKMSVECKNRTESDLSIEVEFEYPFRLHQVYFDATTCKGDSAERLFLVGDYSSSAEFFVTIAVFSFLYSMAALSVYCFILEKYRENCKGARIDFVVSAVFAFMWLVSSCAWAKGLSDVKTATDPEKVITLISACDEPENRCREVHDPKVSGLNTSVAFGFINLILWIGNLWFVFKETGWMSAISGTYVPSQEKQPAPDSFAQGGYAQQDPYAGSQGGYQPEYGQQQGGYSEEGGYSQGYEQQQQQQQQQPTSFSNQM